The genomic window CGGCCGAGGATCTGGAGGCGGTGCGACAGGCGTTGGGGTACGAACGTCTGAACCTCTTCGGATCGTCGTACGGGACGCGCGTGGTGTTGGAGTACCTGCGCCGCTTCTCGGATCACGCCCGTAGCGCGATGCTCTGGGGCGTCGTGCCGCCGGACTTTCAGCGGCCCCTCTGGTATCCGCGCGATGGTCAGGCGGCGTTCGACCGCCTCGTGGCGGACTGCGCATACGACGCGGCATGTCGGCGCGCGTTTCCTGCAATCGCCGACGATCTCCGCGAACTGCTCGCCCGCCTGGACACGAAGCCCGTACCGTTCCAGCTGACGGATCCGCGCACGCAACGCGAGGTCGCCACCAGCATCACATCCGCCGGCGTCGCGCAGGCGATCTGGAGTGCACTGGCGGAGCCGGACCGCGCCCGGCAACTCCCCTGGGTGATTCATGCGGCGGCGCAGGGCGACTTTGCCCCACTGCGCGCACTTGACGTCGCCGTCCGGCCGCCGCGTCGCCGGTACTACAACGGCATGCACCTGTCGGTCGTGTGCGGCGAAGAGGTCCTGCACAGCACTCCCGCACAGATCGCCGCGGCCAGCGGCGGGTCGTACATGAATGCGGAGCGTGGGCTGGAGTATCGGGAGGCGTGTGTGCGGTGGCAGGTCCCGCGCTCGGATTCGGCGGCCACGACCGCCGTGGTGTCGCGCGTGCCGACGCTCATCCTCTCCGGCGAGATGGATCCGATCACGCCGCCGCGCTGGGGGAGCAACGCCGCGGCGACGCTGGTGAACAGTCGGCATCTCGTGCTCCCACATCTGTCGCATGAAGCCAGCGGCCTGCGCGGGGCCGCCTGTCTCGATACCCTCTTCGCGCAGTTTCTGTCGACGGCCAACCCCGCGGCAGTGCGGACCGACTGCATCGCCGGCATCCGCCCCCGCGTTTGTGCTGCCGCCGACACGGCCGTAGGGGGGCTCGCGGCCTAACCCTGTGTTGCGGCAGCCGGTGCCTGACAGTATTGCCGTCTTGCTCCCGGCGGTCGCTGGTGGCAACCTATGCTAGGGCCCCGCGGCCGACCTTCATCGGTCAGGCCGCAGCTAACACGTCGAGAGGAGGACGGCATGGCGAAGCTCGTGTTCGGAATGAACCAATCGCTGGACGGGTATGTCGACCACATGGCGTTCGCGCCAAGCCCAACGCTGTTTCGCCACTTCGTCGAGGAGGCTCAGGGGCAGGCGGGGAGCGTGTACGGCCGCCGTATGTACGAGATCATGCGCTACTGGGACGACGACCATCCTGAATGGGGTGCAGATGAACGCGCCTTCGCGGCGGCGTGGCGGAAGCAGCCAAAGTGGGTCGCCTCGCGCACGTTGACCGAGGTCGGCCCCAATGCCACCCTGCTCGACGCCAATCTCGAGGGCGCGATCCGCGCTGAAGGCCGAGCGCGACGGGGAAATCGAAGTGGCCGGCCCTGTCCTTGGCGCACTGCCTAACCACTCTTGGCCTCATCGATGAGTATCGCATCTACCTGCATCCCGTCGTGCTGGGGCACGGCGCGCCATACTCGCCGGACCCCGGCCGCGACTTCGCCTGATCGCGAGCGATCGGATGGACGATGGGGTGATCAGGTTGAG from Gemmatimonadota bacterium includes these protein-coding regions:
- a CDS encoding alpha/beta fold hydrolase, which encodes MELVGGPGNAATDFARQFVEELTYIRETHDVLLVDQRGTGGSNPLYCEELALHQVSSLPPRFPPAAVDRCRARLSALAALDHYTTADAAEDLEAVRQALGYERLNLFGSSYGTRVVLEYLRRFSDHARSAMLWGVVPPDFQRPLWYPRDGQAAFDRLVADCAYDAACRRAFPAIADDLRELLARLDTKPVPFQLTDPRTQREVATSITSAGVAQAIWSALAEPDRARQLPWVIHAAAQGDFAPLRALDVAVRPPRRRYYNGMHLSVVCGEEVLHSTPAQIAAASGGSYMNAERGLEYREACVRWQVPRSDSAATTAVVSRVPTLILSGEMDPITPPRWGSNAAATLVNSRHLVLPHLSHEASGLRGAACLDTLFAQFLSTANPAAVRTDCIAGIRPRVCAAADTAVGGLAA